From the genome of Argentina anserina chromosome 4, drPotAnse1.1, whole genome shotgun sequence, one region includes:
- the LOC126790817 gene encoding plant intracellular Ras-group-related LRR protein 6, translated as MMYEQQQQQQQPQQVRMDVRKKAGHVRRRSITEEERLEIVDLSGMSLDALPNPSLNLGTICKLDLSNNNLQNIPESLTARLLNVVVFDVHSNQLKSLPNSIGCLSKLKILNVSGNLIESLPKPIENCRALEELNANFNKLSVLPDTIGFEIINLKKLSVNSNKLVFLPRSLTHLTNLRVLDARLNCLRSLPEDMENLINLEVLNVSQNFQYLETLPYSIGLLMSLVELDVSYNKISALPDSLGCLKKLQKLIVEGNPMVSPPAEVFEQGLQAVKEYLSEKMNGGHKSPTKKKSWVGKLVKYGTFNGANRSVSRDEKDGYIMPEYRSIDGLASPRYMGMFSPRRLFSPRHYFSR; from the exons ATGATGTACGAGCAACAGCAGCAACAACAGCAGCCGCAGCAAGTGAGGATGGATGTGAGGAAGAAGGCAGGTCATGTGAGGAGGAGATCGATAACGGAAGAAGAGAGGCTTGAGATTGTGGATTTGAGTGGTATGTCTCTTGATGCCTTGCCTAATCCCTCTCTCAATCTGGGGACTATTTGCAAGCTTGATCTTTCCAACAACAATCTCCAG AACATACCAGAATCTTTGACAGCGAGGTTACTAAACGTGGTGGTGTTTGACGTGCACTCAAATCAACTGAAATCCCTTCCAAACTCAATTGGGTGTTTGTCAAAGTTGAAGATTCTCAATGTTTCAGGAAATCTGATTGAATCTCTTCCCAAACCTATTGAGAATTGCAG GGCACTGGAAGAGTTGAATGCCAACTTCAACAAGCTCAGCGTGCTCCCAGACACCATTGGATTCGAAATCATCAACCTCAAGAAGCTATCAGTGAACTCAAACAAACTTGTCTTCTTGCCACGCTCTCTCACTCACCTGACCAATCTGCGGGTGTTAGATGCTCGCCTCAACTGCCTCAGGTCTCTTCCAGAAGACATGGAGAACCTCATTAACCTGGAAGTTCTCAACGTCAGCCAAAACTTCCAGTACCTGGAAACCCTACCCTATTCCATTGGCCTCCTCATGTCCCTTGTCGAACTGGACGTCAGCTACAACAAGATCTCTGCTCTCCCTGATTCCCTCGGATGCCTCAAGAAGCTCCAGAAGCTCATCGTCGAGGGGAACCCTATGGTCTCGCCTCCGGCTGAGGTCTTCGAGCAAGGATTGCAAGCTGTGAAGGAGTATCTGAGTGAGAAAATGAATGGTGGACACAAGAGTCCAACCAAGAAGAAATCTTGGGTTGGGAAGCTGGTGAAGTATGGCACCTTCAACGGGGCTAACAGAAGTGTCTCACGAGATGAGAAAGATGGGTACATCATGCCTGAATATCGCTCCATCGACGGCCTGGCTTCGCCGAGGTATATGGGAATGTTCTCTCCCCGCCGTCTCTTCTCGCCTCGTCACTACTTCAGTCGGTGA
- the LOC126790818 gene encoding uncharacterized protein LOC126790818 translates to MPPKSEPPNPTAAAAHSDHSSASIDPIFHLLQILPYTFLRPPRLRLKLPSLTLPSPMTVFALVLLTYFMVVSGFVYDVIVEPPGIGSTQDPRTGAVRPVVFLPGRVNGQYIIEGLSSGFMFVLGGVGIVLMDLALDKNRAKSVKVSYATAGISSVVLAYVMSMLFIRIKIPGYLH, encoded by the coding sequence ATGCCGCCCAAATCCGAGCCACCAAACCcaaccgccgccgccgcccaCTCCGACCACTCCTCCGCCTCCATCGACCCAATCTTCCACCTCCTCCAGATCCTCCCCTACACCTTCCTCCGACCTCCTCGCCTCCGCCTCAAGCTCCCATCCCTCACCCTCCCTTCCCCCATGACCGTCTTCGCCCTCGTCCTCCTCACCTACTTCATGGTCGTCTCCGGCTTCGTCTACGACGTCATCGTCGAGCCCCCCGGCATCGGCTCCACCCAGGACCCCCGCACCGGCGCTGTTCGTCCCGTCGTCTTCCTCCCCGGCCGGGTCAACGGGCAGTACATCATCGAGGGGCTGTCGTCCGGGTTCATGTTCGTTCTCGGCGGCGTCGGAATTGTGTTGATGGATTTGGCGTTGGATAAGAACAGGGCTAAGAGTGTGAAGGTCTCGTATGCCACGGCTGGGATCTCGTCTGTTGTTCTTGCCTATGTTATGAGTATGCTCTTTATTCGCATCAAGATCCCTGGCTATCTTCACTAG